The Agrococcus carbonis sequence GGCGGTCGTGAGCAGCACGCCGATCGTGCCGAAGCGCGACAGCAGCCGGGTGATGAACGGCCCGGCGGTCGCCATCCCGACCGAGAAGGCGGCGAGCACGAGGCCGGCGGCGCTGTACGTGCCGTGCACGTGCTCCATGTGCATGAGGATGCCGAGCGACATCATCCCTGCCGGGAAGCGGGCGATCAGCTGCGAGAAGATGATGCGCGCGAGCCCCGGGACTCTGAGGACTTCACCGTAGGCGCGCACCAGCCGATCCTAGGCCTCCGCGGTGTCCCTCGGGGTGCGGATGCGGTGGGCTCGCCGGGTGCGTCCGGGGCGCGTCGAGCGCCGGCCCGCTACCGGTCGTCGCGAGGGGTCTTGATGAGCACGCCCGCGGCGATGAACGCGATCGCGGCGAGCGGATGCGCTATGAAGAAGACGGTGCTGCCGGCCTGGCCCTCCCACGCGATCGGCACCACGGGGTTCCAGATCACTGCGACGATCGCGAAGACCGCGACCCACCACCACTGCTTCGCCTGCACCGCGAACCACGCGACGATGAGCGCGAGGATCGCGATCACGTAGCGGAAGATCTCGGCCCACTCGGTGTCGATGAGCGCCATGCCGATCATGAGCGCGATCGCGGCGAGGATGCCGGGGGCGAATGCGTTGCGCTGGAAGGCGGGGCCGTAGCGGTCGGAGCTCATCGCCTCCAGGGTATTGGGTGGGCGCGCGGCCCCCTCTCGCTGGTCGAGTAGGCCGCGCAGCGGCCGTATCGAGACCGGACCGCCGGTCGTCTCGATACGCGCCCTGCGGGCGCTACTCGACGAGCGAGGGGGCCGGCGCTGCTCGACGAGCCGGTGACCTCCCTCGCTGGTCGAGTAGGCCGCGGAGCGGCCGTATCGAGACCAGGCCGCTCTCAGGCGGCGAGCACCTTCCGGATGCGCTGCGTCGACACCGGCCCCGCCGTCCCGAGCTGCTGCGCGAAGAGGCTCACGCGCAGCTCCTCGAGCAGCCAGCGGGCGGTGACCAGCCGCTCTGCCCGCGCGCCCTCGTCGGTGCCCGGCACCGCATCCGTCGTCGACGCCGGCAGCGGCAGCGCGCCCCCGGCGGCCGTGTAGAGGGCGGTCGCCTGCTCGACCTCGGCCATCCAGGTGCGGTCGCGGTTGGCGGTCTCGGGCAGCCGCTTGACGCGATGCTCGATCGCGCGCACGTAGACCTCGAGGCGCGGCAGCCGCGCGAGCCCCGTGCGGCTCACGAAGCCGTCGAAGACGAGCTGCTCGAGGTGCGCGCGGGCGTCGGCGAGCGCCGCCATGTGGGCGAGGCTCGCGCCGTCGCGGATCGCTCGGTCGGCGTTCCGCACCGCGGTCAGGATGCGCGCGAC is a genomic window containing:
- a CDS encoding DUF6804 family protein — translated: MSSDRYGPAFQRNAFAPGILAAIALMIGMALIDTEWAEIFRYVIAILALIVAWFAVQAKQWWWVAVFAIVAVIWNPVVPIAWEGQAGSTVFFIAHPLAAIAFIAAGVLIKTPRDDR